A region of uncultured Desulfobacter sp. DNA encodes the following proteins:
- a CDS encoding zinc-dependent dehydrogenase, with translation MKAAVVYGKNDIRIEEYPTPTANAGEVILKTKVSGICATDIKTLLGQGLPKDLPTILGHEVVGEICEIGQGVTGYQPGDRVAVYPIAVCGHCYYCRQDRHNLCEHEFGLAHGIEGGFAEYVRLPKEIVNIGGIIKIADDVPFDKAVLSEPLSCAMASLSTCNVESGHVVVILGAGPMGLMHLKLAKWKGAVVIMVDLLDNRLAIAKEMGADHCINPSKINHLDEIKKLTDSHGAQAVIASLGIPSVIEENLQLTRKGGTFNIFGGPPAGHKISVDPRWLHYCEINLTGTFAASPKDFKTSLELIVNNEVAVDDLVTDRFTLDTFLDAVERAKNQQMIRGIVEF, from the coding sequence GTGAAAGCAGCAGTTGTTTATGGAAAAAATGATATTCGCATTGAAGAATATCCCACACCCACGGCAAATGCCGGAGAAGTGATTTTAAAAACAAAAGTATCCGGCATTTGCGCCACTGATATTAAGACCTTGCTGGGCCAGGGGCTTCCCAAGGACCTGCCCACCATTTTAGGGCATGAGGTGGTGGGGGAGATCTGTGAGATCGGGCAGGGCGTTACAGGATATCAACCGGGTGACCGGGTGGCGGTTTATCCCATTGCCGTTTGCGGGCATTGTTATTATTGCCGCCAGGACCGGCATAATCTATGTGAGCACGAATTCGGGCTGGCCCACGGTATTGAGGGCGGTTTTGCCGAATATGTGCGTCTTCCCAAAGAGATTGTGAACATTGGCGGGATCATAAAGATTGCCGATGATGTGCCTTTTGATAAAGCTGTTTTATCAGAACCGTTATCATGCGCCATGGCTTCTCTTTCCACCTGCAACGTCGAATCGGGCCACGTTGTTGTGATTCTGGGCGCCGGACCCATGGGGCTTATGCACCTGAAATTGGCCAAGTGGAAGGGTGCTGTCGTTATTATGGTTGATTTGCTGGACAACCGGTTGGCCATTGCCAAGGAGATGGGCGCAGATCATTGCATCAATCCCTCCAAGATAAATCACCTTGACGAGATCAAGAAGCTGACCGACAGCCATGGTGCACAGGCTGTCATCGCATCTTTGGGGATACCTTCGGTTATTGAGGAAAACCTGCAGCTGACCCGAAAAGGCGGCACATTTAATATTTTTGGCGGACCACCGGCAGGCCATAAAATATCGGTGGATCCAAGGTGGCTTCACTACTGCGAAATAAATTTAACAGGGACCTTTGCGGCATCGCCCAAAGATTTTAAAACAAGTCTTGAGCTTATCGTCAATAATGAAGTTGCCGTTGATGATCTTGTTACGGACAGGTTTACCCTTGATACCTTTTTAGACGCAGTGGAGCGCGCCAAAAATCAGCAGATGATTCGCGGGATTGTCGAATTTTAA
- a CDS encoding sugar kinase, with translation MDSKTSAQPKQKVEIDIVGGRFDKVTTVLEEFEPGDERFIHSYEKMALKPRQVGDVQERSVEVKVPARLHLNVFDMNRFNLNRPGGGGLGVSIGIYFYAKVRSIPEPVIRTTGERPLIVEHYGHIFKKLLGYEGGFEIELQDHKRRHVGLGSSIGSMCAVCIGMNEVLGRPFFGWELRRIMGFHSCEESPVNEQYLLPAFETGIGAMVSINGGWVVASDDLVLVQRVALPDTKVLMFIPEVDSLEDEFKGVETAAESEVELLMRRARTLDSLQIGAKAQIVLMDMIPAMIRNDLKKMGDALFELTHMGSKRAECEQHGAYGTPIYGYINAFREMGIEVAGMSSVGPTVFALTRKQDAYDRALKYLKSKNISDTRIIETEVDNIGGTIKENGVERTFINDTWLQG, from the coding sequence ATGGACAGCAAGACTTCAGCACAGCCAAAACAGAAGGTGGAGATTGACATCGTAGGCGGCCGATTTGATAAAGTGACAACGGTGTTGGAGGAATTCGAGCCAGGGGACGAAAGATTTATTCACTCCTATGAGAAAATGGCCCTTAAACCACGACAAGTTGGAGATGTTCAGGAACGAAGCGTGGAGGTGAAGGTGCCGGCAAGGCTTCATTTGAACGTGTTTGATATGAACCGGTTCAATTTGAACCGCCCCGGCGGCGGCGGCCTTGGTGTGAGTATCGGCATCTATTTTTACGCCAAAGTAAGATCAATTCCGGAACCGGTGATTCGGACCACAGGCGAACGCCCCCTGATCGTGGAGCATTACGGACATATTTTCAAAAAATTACTGGGATATGAAGGCGGGTTTGAAATAGAACTTCAGGACCATAAACGTCGGCATGTGGGGCTTGGATCTTCCATTGGTTCCATGTGTGCCGTGTGTATCGGTATGAATGAGGTCCTGGGCCGGCCTTTTTTCGGGTGGGAATTGAGGCGAATTATGGGTTTTCACTCCTGCGAGGAGAGCCCTGTCAATGAACAATATCTGCTTCCGGCGTTTGAAACCGGTATCGGGGCCATGGTGAGTATCAACGGTGGCTGGGTGGTTGCCAGTGATGACCTTGTGCTGGTTCAGCGTGTGGCGTTGCCGGATACCAAGGTGCTGATGTTTATCCCCGAGGTTGATAGTCTGGAAGATGAATTCAAAGGGGTTGAAACCGCTGCTGAATCCGAAGTCGAGCTTTTAATGAGACGGGCAAGAACTCTTGATTCACTCCAGATTGGCGCCAAGGCACAAATTGTTCTGATGGACATGATACCTGCAATGATCCGCAATGATCTTAAAAAAATGGGCGATGCCCTGTTTGAGCTGACACATATGGGATCCAAACGGGCCGAATGCGAACAGCACGGTGCCTATGGTACGCCTATATACGGCTACATCAATGCCTTCAGGGAAATGGGAATTGAGGTGGCCGGCATGAGTTCGGTGGGCCCCACGGTTTTTGCTCTGACCCGAAAACAGGACGCATATGATCGAGCCTTGAAATACCTTAAATCCAAGAATATTTCAGACACCCGCATCATAGAGACCGAAGTTGACAACATAGGCGGCACGATCAAGGAAAACGGTGTTGAAAGAACCTTTATAAATGACACCTGGCTTCAAGGATAA
- a CDS encoding site-specific integrase, whose translation MDRFKKSQKIKYWIQFRIPDGHTIQDGKRVAKYKQRKEYVGISIEDARAADGKRKVQKKEGRVFDMLPEAKLTFNELTSWYLDLTSIKELGYFKDLKNNIGSFNAIFGETIINEVTPEDLKEYQLMRKREGFADSYVDKHVGAARTMINRAFENGKINGDGLKPFRLVKRLLKNSRANARDRILSAEEYASIMENLPLHLKPIWVMGYLTGMRLDEILSLTWEKLDLKAGFIYLDAADTKTKKKRSVPILDELSGYLEQLPKALHDDHVFLYRGKRIKDIRTGLKKACEKARVPYGRNIKDGITFHDLRHTFNTNMRKAGVAESVIMEITGHETREMFDRYNTVDNGDKKQGVNQLKFFLGSLAGENNSGVTTVLP comes from the coding sequence TTGGATCGGTTTAAAAAATCGCAAAAAATAAAATACTGGATTCAGTTTCGCATTCCAGACGGGCACACAATCCAAGACGGCAAACGGGTCGCTAAGTATAAACAGCGGAAAGAGTATGTTGGAATTTCAATTGAGGATGCCCGGGCGGCTGACGGCAAGCGAAAGGTTCAAAAAAAAGAGGGTAGGGTGTTTGATATGCTGCCGGAAGCGAAACTTACATTCAATGAATTGACTTCCTGGTATCTGGATCTGACATCCATTAAAGAGCTTGGCTATTTCAAAGACCTGAAAAACAACATAGGAAGTTTTAACGCTATTTTTGGTGAAACCATAATAAATGAAGTGACACCGGAAGATCTGAAGGAATACCAACTCATGAGGAAAAGAGAGGGATTCGCCGATTCATATGTTGATAAACATGTTGGTGCGGCCCGGACGATGATTAACAGGGCGTTTGAGAATGGAAAAATAAATGGGGATGGGTTGAAGCCTTTCCGGTTGGTCAAACGCCTGCTAAAAAATAGCCGGGCCAATGCAAGGGATCGGATTTTGTCCGCTGAAGAGTATGCAAGTATTATGGAAAATCTTCCCTTGCATCTGAAACCAATATGGGTCATGGGATATCTAACAGGCATGAGACTTGATGAAATTCTCTCTTTGACCTGGGAAAAATTGGATTTGAAAGCAGGTTTTATTTATCTGGATGCTGCCGATACTAAAACCAAGAAAAAGCGGTCTGTCCCCATACTGGATGAATTAAGCGGATATCTTGAACAGCTTCCCAAAGCCCTTCATGACGATCATGTGTTCCTTTACCGGGGGAAGCGCATAAAGGATATCAGAACGGGATTGAAAAAAGCATGTGAAAAAGCAAGGGTCCCATATGGCCGGAACATAAAAGACGGTATAACTTTTCATGATTTGCGGCATACCTTCAATACTAATATGAGAAAGGCGGGGGTGGCTGAGTCTGTTATCATGGAAATAACCGGCCATGAAACCCGGGAAATGTTCGACAGATATAATACCGTGGACAACGGCGATAAAAAACAAGGGGTGAATCAGTTGAAATTTTTCCTGGGGAGTCTGGCTGGAGAAAATAATTCTGGGGTAACCACCGTGTTACCCTAA
- a CDS encoding PAS domain S-box protein, translating to MFLKSLIKSLRGATAKNQKISSEREFYSAFNAMKSAVWIIDKDHRILKSNNAAQRLFNQTHSEIIGKKCWEIVHGTDLPVKECPLLKASQSLQQESMELKINDRWLEVVVDPILDSRGKLLKYVHITTDMTKNKLTSEKLERSRKLLDSAQHLAKTGGWEWNVEQQKMYWTKELYRLHGFEPSQFESGSVDHIKASLECYNVEDQHKALDAFHKCEKQGIPYELEFEFRRASGEKIWIRTAAEPVWKGDKIEKVIGNVIEITEFKLAKDTLFVQSERIKTLFNSISDAVFVHPLKLDGFAPFVEVNDIACKRYGYTYDELMNLSAPDITVKPDVNEHSKQNNREKLLEEGQLVFETFHIKNSGETFPVEINSNIFYQNEKPHILAVVRDITDRKITEKALRKSEQEFRNLFENHAAVKLIIDPHTGQIVAANRAAEDFYGWSRLTLTQMNINQINTKSIDEIKQLMENAKDQKRILFDFQHRLADGSIRDVEVFSSGVEMNGHNYLHSIIHDITEQKKAKTDMEELRIQNWHLKKKESLSRMASAIAHHFNNHLMAIMGNLELSLSLIERNESPLEHLKKSMQLAQKAAEVSGLMLTYLGKTTSGKMQMDISKVCSMIIPILRSSLPKHIVLKSNFPVQGPMVNGDLNQIQQLVTNLVANAAESYQEKGTVYISLKTVLATEIPQKYRFPVNWSPSHNEYACLEIADAGCGIEEQNIEKIFDPFFSTKATGRGLDLAVVLGIVQANNGVITVKSQWGEGSIFRFFSPVETKLNE from the coding sequence ATGTTTTTAAAATCATTAATTAAATCATTACGAGGTGCTACAGCTAAAAATCAGAAAATAAGTTCCGAAAGGGAATTTTATTCTGCTTTTAATGCAATGAAGTCTGCTGTCTGGATTATTGATAAAGATCACCGTATCTTAAAATCCAACAATGCGGCCCAGCGCCTGTTCAATCAAACCCATTCAGAGATAATCGGTAAAAAATGCTGGGAAATTGTGCATGGCACTGACCTACCGGTTAAAGAGTGCCCTTTGCTAAAAGCCAGCCAAAGTTTACAACAAGAATCTATGGAGCTTAAGATTAATGACAGATGGCTTGAAGTGGTTGTGGACCCTATTCTTGATTCCAGGGGAAAGCTTTTAAAATATGTGCACATTACCACGGATATGACAAAGAACAAACTGACATCTGAAAAATTAGAACGCAGCCGAAAACTTCTTGACAGTGCCCAACACCTGGCAAAAACAGGCGGATGGGAATGGAATGTAGAACAGCAAAAGATGTATTGGACAAAGGAGTTGTACCGGCTGCATGGATTTGAGCCCAGTCAATTTGAATCTGGTTCTGTCGACCATATCAAAGCAAGTCTTGAATGCTATAACGTCGAAGATCAACATAAGGCATTGGATGCGTTTCATAAATGTGAAAAACAAGGTATCCCCTATGAGCTTGAGTTTGAATTTCGAAGAGCGTCAGGAGAAAAGATATGGATCAGAACAGCAGCCGAACCTGTTTGGAAAGGCGATAAGATTGAAAAAGTAATCGGCAATGTCATAGAGATCACCGAATTTAAATTGGCCAAGGACACACTTTTCGTACAATCGGAAAGGATAAAGACTCTTTTCAATTCCATCAGTGACGCAGTATTTGTCCATCCGTTGAAATTAGACGGGTTTGCCCCGTTTGTGGAAGTGAATGACATCGCCTGTAAGCGATATGGGTATACCTATGATGAATTAATGAATCTTTCAGCGCCAGATATAACAGTCAAGCCGGATGTTAATGAGCATTCGAAACAAAATAATAGAGAAAAATTGCTCGAAGAAGGGCAACTGGTTTTTGAAACATTTCATATCAAAAACTCAGGGGAGACTTTTCCCGTTGAAATAAATTCAAACATCTTCTATCAGAATGAAAAACCCCATATTCTTGCCGTTGTCCGGGATATTACAGATCGAAAAATCACAGAAAAAGCACTTCGGAAAAGTGAACAGGAATTTCGAAATCTGTTTGAAAATCATGCAGCCGTAAAGCTCATCATTGATCCTCATACAGGCCAGATTGTAGCGGCCAACAGGGCTGCAGAGGATTTCTATGGATGGTCCCGCCTTACTCTTACCCAAATGAATATAAATCAAATCAACACAAAATCCATTGATGAAATTAAACAGCTAATGGAAAATGCCAAGGACCAGAAGCGTATCCTTTTTGATTTTCAACACCGGTTGGCCGACGGTTCGATACGAGATGTCGAAGTGTTCAGCAGTGGCGTTGAAATGAACGGCCATAACTACCTGCATTCCATCATTCATGATATTACGGAACAGAAAAAAGCAAAAACGGATATGGAAGAACTTCGGATTCAAAATTGGCATCTGAAGAAAAAAGAAAGCCTCAGCCGAATGGCAAGCGCCATCGCCCATCACTTTAACAACCACCTGATGGCGATCATGGGAAATCTGGAGTTGAGCCTTAGCCTGATTGAACGAAATGAATCCCCCCTTGAACATCTGAAAAAATCCATGCAACTTGCTCAAAAGGCGGCCGAAGTCAGTGGGTTGATGCTTACCTACCTTGGAAAAACCACCTCCGGAAAAATGCAAATGGACATATCCAAGGTCTGTAGCATGATCATTCCTATCCTTCGGTCCTCTCTGCCAAAACATATTGTACTGAAATCGAATTTTCCGGTCCAGGGCCCCATGGTAAATGGAGATTTGAATCAGATTCAGCAACTTGTCACAAACCTTGTTGCCAATGCCGCAGAGTCCTATCAGGAAAAAGGAACTGTTTATATCAGTTTAAAGACGGTTCTGGCCACCGAAATACCCCAAAAGTATCGCTTCCCTGTGAATTGGAGCCCCAGCCACAACGAGTATGCCTGTCTGGAGATCGCCGATGCCGGCTGCGGAATTGAGGAACAAAATATAGAAAAAATATTCGATCCATTTTTTTCAACCAAGGCTACAGGGCGAGGGCTGGATTTGGCTGTTGTGTTAGGGATTGTACAAGCAAATAATGGCGTCATCACCGTAAAAAGCCAATGGGGTGAAGGCAGTATTTTCAGGTTCTTTTCCCCTGTTGAGACAAAACTGAATGAATAA
- a CDS encoding fructose-bisphosphate aldolase: MNGKERRLRKILNRKTGRSLVLAVDHGMALGAMTGIVDIADTIRKLDATDKVDCWLMTKGIYSYAFNPAGDPGVILRASGGATIAGPELTREGQTADTEEALRLGVDAMATTAFVGSVYEHETLIGMAKMATECRKWDMPLLGVIGLGKTNEGKKKDAKFIALGARVGAEHGADIIKTYYTETDFDKVVAGCPVPVMIAGGPKCETDLDTLNMIYGALQGGAKGIVMGRNVWQSPHPTALLSAVYGLIHEGMNVKEAADLLAHETH, translated from the coding sequence ATGAATGGAAAAGAACGGCGGCTAAGAAAAATTCTTAACAGGAAAACGGGACGTTCTTTAGTCCTTGCGGTGGATCACGGCATGGCACTTGGCGCCATGACCGGTATTGTGGATATTGCCGATACGATTCGAAAACTGGACGCTACGGACAAGGTTGATTGCTGGCTTATGACCAAAGGCATATATTCCTATGCCTTTAACCCGGCAGGTGATCCGGGGGTGATCCTTCGCGCCAGCGGCGGGGCCACCATTGCCGGGCCGGAATTGACCCGGGAGGGTCAGACCGCAGATACCGAAGAGGCCTTGCGGCTCGGCGTGGATGCCATGGCAACCACCGCATTTGTGGGGTCAGTATACGAGCATGAGACCCTGATCGGGATGGCCAAGATGGCCACAGAATGCCGGAAATGGGATATGCCCCTTCTCGGGGTCATTGGTCTGGGAAAAACCAATGAAGGAAAGAAGAAAGACGCCAAATTTATTGCGCTTGGCGCAAGGGTCGGTGCGGAGCATGGGGCTGATATCATCAAAACCTATTATACGGAAACCGATTTTGACAAGGTCGTGGCGGGATGCCCTGTGCCGGTCATGATTGCCGGCGGGCCTAAATGCGAAACCGATCTTGACACGCTGAACATGATATATGGTGCGCTGCAAGGCGGAGCCAAAGGCATTGTCATGGGCAGAAACGTATGGCAAAGCCCTCACCCCACGGCATTATTGTCAGCGGTCTATGGCCTGATACATGAAGGAATGAATGTGAAAGAGGCGGCGGATCTGCTCGCCCATGAAACACATTAG
- a CDS encoding phosphoribosylanthranilate isomerase, producing MASGYKVKICGTTNLEDAEMAAREGADFFGVVVEVDFSPRSLTIEAAKPLFSSPSIPPVALVFNMEPERIETLIQELSPFAVQFLSPAQVSFVTYLKKTYPGVEIWQSIHLPQAGETVDTENFKEMVQTYVTAGVDALLFDTAAMSKGKMKFGGTGMTSDWDIVKALMDSIGGTVPIWLAGGINPDNVAKAIDRINPYGIDLCSGVEATRGKKDAAKLASLMTTIRGKRLN from the coding sequence ATGGCAAGCGGTTATAAAGTCAAAATTTGCGGCACCACAAACCTGGAAGATGCTGAAATGGCAGCCCGTGAAGGGGCTGATTTTTTTGGCGTGGTGGTGGAGGTCGATTTCTCGCCGAGATCCTTGACCATTGAAGCGGCCAAGCCTCTTTTTTCGTCTCCCTCCATTCCGCCGGTGGCCCTGGTTTTCAATATGGAACCAGAGCGTATTGAAACGCTTATTCAGGAACTGAGTCCATTTGCCGTGCAATTTTTAAGTCCGGCGCAAGTCTCCTTTGTCACATATCTGAAAAAGACCTATCCAGGTGTTGAAATCTGGCAGTCCATCCATTTGCCCCAGGCGGGTGAAACCGTGGATACAGAAAATTTTAAGGAAATGGTTCAAACTTATGTGACAGCCGGTGTTGATGCTCTTCTTTTCGATACGGCCGCCATGTCCAAAGGAAAAATGAAATTTGGTGGCACGGGCATGACTTCGGATTGGGACATCGTGAAGGCGCTGATGGATTCCATTGGGGGAACGGTGCCCATTTGGCTGGCCGGCGGGATTAATCCTGATAATGTGGCCAAGGCCATTGACAGGATCAATCCTTACGGCATTGATTTATGCTCCGGCGTGGAAGCGACCCGCGGAAAGAAGGATGCGGCAAAGCTTGCGTCACTGATGACAACCATTCGCGGAAAGCGTTTAAACTAG